One window of the Corticium candelabrum chromosome 7, ooCorCand1.1, whole genome shotgun sequence genome contains the following:
- the LOC134181736 gene encoding uncharacterized protein K02A2.6-like yields MWGDSQRCAFETIKEDLSQPPVLALYSPTRPTAVSADASTYGLGAVIRQKQDNGEWKPIAYASRSLTSAEARYAQIEEALSITWACDRFRDYLLGMAFHVETDHKPLVSLLSRNLDTPDTLSRSPLQENRASSKSQEVAIASDEYVDHILDSLPVQTETLAKIREQQYADETSYQLKQFCRKGWPPKHKLKGDIKKFWAVSSELSVEEGLLLRGSRLVIPTSMQAEILRKLHLGHLGIIKGRERARSAVWWQGITSQLQDKIEHCSIFSKQRPIPVEPLFPTVFPSRPWQTLGTDLFECGGRSFLLGVDYYSRYPEVVSLTNTSSKKLIYKMKAIFARHGIPDEVRSDNGPQYASEIVAKFAKEYDFVHQRVVRDIPNRMEKPSEWYRL; encoded by the exons ATGTGGGGAGACAGTCAACGGTGTGCCTTTGAAACAATCAAAGAAGATCTGTCTCAACCACCAGTTTTAGCTTTATATTCTCCAACCAGACCAACAGCTGTGTCAGCAGATGCGTCAACATATGGTTTAGGAGCAGTTATTCGACAGAAGCAAGACAATGGAGAATGGAAACCTATTGCATACGCATCAAGGTCACTTACCAGTGCAGAAGCTAGATATGCGCAGATAGAGGAGGCACTTTCTATCACATGGGCATGTGATCGATTCCGTGACTACTTACTGGGAATGGCATTTCACGTGGAAACGGATCATAAGCCTTTAGTGTCTTTGCTGA GTCGTAACCTTGATACTCCGGATACCTTATCGAGGAGTCCACTCCAGGAAAATAGAGCCAGTTCAAAAAGCCAAGAAGTAGCAATCGCATCTGACGAGTATGTTGATCACATACTCGATTCTCTACCGGTGCAAACAGAAACTTTGGCCAAAATAAGAGAGCAACAATATGCAGATGAAACAAGCTACCAGCTGAAGCAATTCTGCAGGAAAGGATGGCCGCCCAAACATAAGCTCAAAGGAGACATCAAGAAATTCTGGGCAGTTTCATCGGAATTGTCTGTGGAAGAAGGACTATTACTACGTGGTAGCCGACTGGTTATCCCTACCTCAATGCAAGCTGAGATTCTGCGTAAGTTACATTTGGGACACCTTGGCATTATCAAAGGTAGGGAGAGAGCACGTTCAGCAGTGTGGTGGCAAGGAATTACATCACAATTACAAGATAAGATTGAACATTGTTCAATATTTAGCAAACAACGGCCAATACCAGTCGAACCCTTATTCCCAACGGTTTTCCCTAGTCGACCGTGGCAAACATTGGGCACTGATTTGTTTGAATGTGGAGGGAGGTCCTTTCTGCTAGGCGTGGATTATTATTCGAGATATCCTGAAGTCGTTTCCCTGACAAACACATCTTCCAAAAAACTAATATACAAGATGAAAGCCATATTTGCTCGACACGGCATACCAGATGAGGTCAGATCGGATAATGGTCCTCAATACGCCTCCGAGATAGTCGCAAAGTTTGCAAAAGAGTACGACTTTGTGCACCAACGAGTAGTCCGAGATATCCCCAATCGAATGGAGAAGCCGAGCGAATGGTACAGACTATGA
- the LOC134182391 gene encoding uncharacterized protein K02A2.6-like, giving the protein MKRTQLPTGPWITIAADILGPLPTGEYLLVVVDYYSRYFEVDLLKRIRASDIISRLKTTFSRYGAPYTMITDNGSQFTDHSFERFLKDYGVEHSTSPPLWPRANGEVERQNRTLLHAMQTAQVEGKDWRQELYIFLMAYRTTPHSTTGISPADAFFQRKVRCKLPTLGLQDTPVFDGQMRDEDLRKKEEGKRHGDIAVKAQTDDIKVGDKVLLRQQKTNKLTTTYEWQPYNVISRAGAEVVISNGNKTLRRHISHTRPYEEGQTPSVQEKESTNDLDEHFPTQQAKQTTKEGRPRRERQPPVRLKDYSLS; this is encoded by the coding sequence ATGAAAAGGACACAGCTCCCAACAGGTCCATGGATAACGATTGCTGCTGACATACTTGGTCCCTTACCGACTGGTGAATATCTTTTAGTAGTAGTGGATTACTACAGCCGATATTTCGAAGTAGATCTGTTGAAGCGAATTAGAGCTTCAGACATTATCTCCAGGCTAAAGACCACGTTCTCTAGATATGGTGCTCCGTACACCATGATAACGGACAACGGTTCACAGTTCACGGACCATTCCTTCGAACGTTTTCTCAAAGACTATGGAGTGGAGCACAGCACCAGCCCCCCATTATGGCCCAGAGCCAATGGAGAAGTCGAAAGACAGAACCGCACTTTGCTGCACGCTATGCAGACAGCACAAGTCGAAGGTAAAGATTGGCGACAAGAACTTTACATCTTCCTCATGGCATACCGCACCACACCACATTCCACAACTGGAATCAGCCCAGCTGACGCATTCTTTCAAAGGAAAGTACGATGCAAACTGCCAACTTTAGGGTTACAAGATACCCCAGTTTTCGACGGACAGATGCGAGATGAAGATTTGCGAAAGAAGGAGGAAGGGAAAAGACATGGAGATATCGCAGTAAAAGCACAAACCGACGATATAAAAGTAGGAGACAAAGTACTGTTACGCCAGCAGAAGACCAATAAATTGACTACCACTTATGAATGGCAACCTTATAACGTGATCAGCAGAGCCGGAGCAGAAGTAGTTATATCCAACGGGAATAAGACACTCCGACGACACATCTCTCACACGAGACCATACGAGGAAGGACAAACACCCTCTGTACAAGAGAAAGAGTCGACTAACGACCTTGACGAACATTTCCCTACTCAACAggcaaaacagacaactaaagaAGGAAGACcaagaagagagagacagcCACCTGTCCGCCTGAAAGACTACAGCTTATCGTAG